The window CATGGGCGTCTCCAACGGCACCACCGCGCTCGGCATTGCGGTCGCGCTCGGCGAAGTGCCGATGCCGAAGGCCGAGCAGATTTGCAAAGACCTCGATCTCTATTCGTCCGTCGCCTCCTGCTCGTCGGGCGTCGAACTGACCCAGGCGCAGATCGTGCTGCTCGGCAACAAGGCCGGCGCCGGCGGCCGCTACCGGATCGGCCATGCCGTGATGCGCGACGCGCTCGATATCGACGGCATCTACGATTCGATTCGCGACGCCGGTATCGAATTGCCGGAACGGCCGCGGGCGGAAGACTTGAAAGGCCGTGTCGTTAATTGCTTCATGAAATGCGAGGCCGACCGCCGCGGCGTGTTGCGCGGCCGGCGGCAGATCATGCTCGATGATTCCGACGTCCATCATCACCGCCATGCCAAGGCGGCCGTGGGCGGCGTGGCGGCAATGGCCATCGGTGATCCCGCGGTATTCGTGTCGGTCGATGCCATGCATCAGGGCCCGCATGGCGGCGGTCCGGTGGTCGCGATTGTCGAATTGGACGAATAGAACCGGCACGTTCCTTGCTCTAGAAATGAGCGCTTTGCCGGCCGCCGGACTGCAAAGCGCTCTTTGGGTAAATGGCTGGAGCATATGATGAAATTGCCGAATTTCAGGTTATTGGCGATCGCCGTCTTCTTGGCCTTGGGCGCAGCCGCGTCCGATCCGGCTGCCGCGCAGGACAAGGTGTCGGTCGGCGTATTCCCCGTCAGTTCCTCACTGCCCTATTTCGTCGCGCTGGAACGAGGGTTCTTCAAGGAACAGAACATCGAACCCGAGATGACAAAATTGATGGGCGGTCCGCCCAACGTCGCGGCAATGATGACCAACCAGATCGAGGTGTCGGCCGTGCTGGTGACGCTCGAAGGGCTGAACGCCGATGTGAAGAAGCCAGGCGTCGCGATGTACATCAGCATGAACAGCCAGACCAAGGTCTGGAAGATGGAGCAATTCGTGGTCCGCAACGGTCTTAAGGCGGAGACGATCGCCGACCTCAAGGGCGCAAAGCTGATGTCGGCGCCGGGGCCGGCCAATCTCAACACCGCCAAGGCCATTCTCGCCAAGAACGGATTGAAGGATGGCGACTACACCATCGACCAGCTCGACATGGGCCAGCACGTCAACGCCATGACGGCCGGAACCTTCGACGGCGGCTACACGCTCGAGCCCAACGCCTCGATGATGATCAAGGCCGGCGTCGCGCGCTCGCTCGAGACCGGCGTCATCTCCAAATATATCCTGGGCGACGAGAAGGCCGACGCCTATGCCGCCGGTTGCGCCATGACCACCGACTTCATCCAGAAGCGGCCCGAGGTGGCAAAACGCTTTGCCGCGGCGTGGGCCAAGGCAATCGATTTCATCAACAAGAACCCGGATGAGGCGCGCAAATATCTCGCCAAGAACACGTTCACCCCCGACAACGTCGTCGATATGGTTTCGATGCTGGGATACGTGATGGCCGGCGATATGAGCCCCAAGCAAATCGGCGACCTGCAAAAACTTGCCGATTTTGGAAATTCGATCGGCGTCGTCCCTGAAAAGCTCGACGTCACCAAGGTCCTGCAGAAATTCTAAAGGGTAACGCCGTGGCCGGAGCACAGCTAGCTGCAAAGGTCGACCAGGTGGGCAAGGTTCACGATCCGTCGGCGCGCACCGCACCCCACGTCACCATTCGCGGCCTGACAAAGCGGTTTTCCGACGCCACCATCTACGACAATTTCGACTTCGACATTCCGCGCGGCAAGTTGATGTCGGTGTTCGGCCCCAATGGCTGCGGCAAGAGCACGCTGATCAACATGATCGCGGGGCTGTTTCCGCTCGATGCCGGCGAGATCCTGTTCGACGGCCAGCCGCTCTCCAGCATCAAATTCGGCTATGTGTTCCAGAACTATCGCGAAGCGATGTTTCCCTGGCTGCGCGCCTTCGACAATATCGCTTATCCCTTGAAGGTGATGGGCGTGCCGAAGGCCGAGCGCACCGTCCGCGTCGAAAAGATCGTCTCCAACCTCAACGTCAAGATCGATCTCAGCCTTTATCCTTATCAGATGTCCGGCGGCCAGCAGCAACTGGTCTCGATCATGCGGGCGCTGATCGTGGAGCCGGAAATCCTGTTCCTCGACGAACCGTTTTCGGCGCTGGATTATGAAATGACGCTGTTCATGCGCGAGCAGCTGCAGCGGATTTTCGTCGAGACCGCAACGACCACGGTGCTGGTGTCGCACGATCTGGAAGAGGCGGTTTATCTGTCGGATCGCATCCTGCTGTTGTCGCGCCATCCGGCGCGCGCGGTCGAATTCGTGCATTACGATGCGCCGCGTCCGCGCACCCCGAAAACGATGTCGGAGGCCGATTTTATCACTATCAAGGCGCATTGCCTCGAGGTGTTTCAGCGCGAAGTTCGGAAAGGCTGAGGCAACGATGAAACGCTTTCAGATCTTGCTTCCTTTCGTCGGCGTCGCGGTGCTGCTGGTGGTCTGGTCGGTGACGGTGTGGGCGCGGGTGGTCGATCCGGTGCTGCTGCCGTCGCCGGCGTCAACCTTCCGCGCGATGTGGATCGGGATGACCAGCGGCAAGCTCGGCGCGGATTTTTTCAAAACCGTAGAGCGCACGATCTATTCCACCGCGATCGCGGCGGTGATTGCAATTCCGCTCGGCATCCTCCTGGGCTCGTCGGAAAAGCTCTATCGCTCGGTCGAATTCCTGATCGACTTTTTCCGCTCGACCCCGGCGTCAGCGATGTTTCCTCTGTTCCTGGTGCTGTTCGGCGTCGGCGACCGCACCAAGATCTCGGTCGCGGCCTTTGGTGCAGCGCTCGTGATCCTGTTCAACGTCGCCTATGGCGTGATGAATGCGCGCAAGACGCGCATTCTGGCTGCAAAGGTGATGGGCGCTTCGCGCCTGCGGGTGCTCTGGGACGTGATGCTGCTGGAATCGCTGCCGCAGACCTTTGTGGGATTGCGCAACGGCGTGTCGCTGGCGCTGGTGATTGTCGTGGTCGCCGAGATGTTCATCGGTTCGACCGATGGGCTTGGCCAGCGCGTATTCGAGGCGCAGCAATTGTTTGACATGCCCGACATGTATGCTGCGATTTTCGCCGCCGGCGCGCTGGGCTACGGCCTCAACCTCCTGTTCCTCACGATCGAACGCCGCTTCGTGCACTGGGCGGGCAGATAACGGAAATCCGACATGACTGACAATCTGAGCCGCAAGACGGCTGTCGAACTGGCGTCGCTGATCGCGACCAAGGCGGTGAGCCCGGTCGAGGTGCTCGACGCCCATCTCGCCACCATCGCCCGCGTCAATCCAAAACTCAACGCCATCGTCACGCTGGTGGAAGATGCCGCGCGTGAACGGGCCAAAGGCGCGGAAGCCGCGGTCATGCGCGGGGACAAGCTCGGCGCACTGCACGGCCTGCCTGTTGTCATCAAGGACATCACGCCGACAAAAGGCATCCGCACCACCTATGGTTCGCCGCTGTTCAAGGACAATGTACCGACCGAGGATGCGGAGGTGGTGCGGCGCCTCAAAGCCGCCGGCGCGATCGTGCTCGGCAAGACCAACACGCCGGAATTCGCCGCCGGTGCCAATACGTTCAACGATGTGTTCGGTGTCACGCGCAACCCCTGGAATCCGGCGTTGAGCCCGGCGGGCTCCTCCGGGGGATCGGCGGTCGCGGTGGCGACCGGGATGGCGCCGTTGGCGCAGGGCACGGATTTCGGCTGCTCGATCCGGATGCCGGCCTCGTTCTGCGGCATCGTCGGCATCAGGCCTACGCCGGGATTGACGCCGAACTGGCCGATGCCGCTGGCCTGGGACCCCGGTCAAGTCCACGGACCCTTGGCGCGCACCGCCGAAGATGCCGCGCTGATGCTGGATTCGATTACGGGTTTTAGCCGCATCTCGCCGATCTCGGTGGCGCCGCCATGGGCCAGCGCGCGCGCCATCGTCGCAGACGCCAAGGACGCAAAGGGCCTGCGGGTCGCTTACGTCTCCGATATAGCCGGTATCGGCGTCGAGCCGGAAATTGATGAGATCTGCCGCGCGACTGCGATGTCGCTGCGCGATGCTGGTGCTACCGTAGAAGAGATCGCGTTCGACATTTCCGATGGCAAGGGGCCCTATCAGGCGTGGCGCGGGCTCTGGATGGTCGGGCAGCAATTC is drawn from Bradyrhizobium lablabi and contains these coding sequences:
- a CDS encoding ABC transporter substrate-binding protein produces the protein MKLPNFRLLAIAVFLALGAAASDPAAAQDKVSVGVFPVSSSLPYFVALERGFFKEQNIEPEMTKLMGGPPNVAAMMTNQIEVSAVLVTLEGLNADVKKPGVAMYISMNSQTKVWKMEQFVVRNGLKAETIADLKGAKLMSAPGPANLNTAKAILAKNGLKDGDYTIDQLDMGQHVNAMTAGTFDGGYTLEPNASMMIKAGVARSLETGVISKYILGDEKADAYAAGCAMTTDFIQKRPEVAKRFAAAWAKAIDFINKNPDEARKYLAKNTFTPDNVVDMVSMLGYVMAGDMSPKQIGDLQKLADFGNSIGVVPEKLDVTKVLQKF
- a CDS encoding ABC transporter ATP-binding protein, which gives rise to MAGAQLAAKVDQVGKVHDPSARTAPHVTIRGLTKRFSDATIYDNFDFDIPRGKLMSVFGPNGCGKSTLINMIAGLFPLDAGEILFDGQPLSSIKFGYVFQNYREAMFPWLRAFDNIAYPLKVMGVPKAERTVRVEKIVSNLNVKIDLSLYPYQMSGGQQQLVSIMRALIVEPEILFLDEPFSALDYEMTLFMREQLQRIFVETATTTVLVSHDLEEAVYLSDRILLLSRHPARAVEFVHYDAPRPRTPKTMSEADFITIKAHCLEVFQREVRKG
- a CDS encoding ABC transporter permease; translation: MKRFQILLPFVGVAVLLVVWSVTVWARVVDPVLLPSPASTFRAMWIGMTSGKLGADFFKTVERTIYSTAIAAVIAIPLGILLGSSEKLYRSVEFLIDFFRSTPASAMFPLFLVLFGVGDRTKISVAAFGAALVILFNVAYGVMNARKTRILAAKVMGASRLRVLWDVMLLESLPQTFVGLRNGVSLALVIVVVAEMFIGSTDGLGQRVFEAQQLFDMPDMYAAIFAAGALGYGLNLLFLTIERRFVHWAGR
- a CDS encoding amidase, yielding MTDNLSRKTAVELASLIATKAVSPVEVLDAHLATIARVNPKLNAIVTLVEDAARERAKGAEAAVMRGDKLGALHGLPVVIKDITPTKGIRTTYGSPLFKDNVPTEDAEVVRRLKAAGAIVLGKTNTPEFAAGANTFNDVFGVTRNPWNPALSPAGSSGGSAVAVATGMAPLAQGTDFGCSIRMPASFCGIVGIRPTPGLTPNWPMPLAWDPGQVHGPLARTAEDAALMLDSITGFSRISPISVAPPWASARAIVADAKDAKGLRVAYVSDIAGIGVEPEIDEICRATAMSLRDAGATVEEIAFDISDGKGPYQAWRGLWMVGQQFLNLDRLEEFGVNLKGNVKAGLKVTPTDFGASEQKRAQLFQRFAKFFEQYDLLVTPQSPVKQFPVEMNFPTLINGKKLENYTDWIAGSFLITLMSLPGGSVPAGKTSDGLPVGIQIIGPRFEEPLILSVMKIVQQSHPVGWPPHA